The following are from one region of the Sorghum bicolor cultivar BTx623 chromosome 2, Sorghum_bicolor_NCBIv3, whole genome shotgun sequence genome:
- the LOC8064664 gene encoding uncharacterized protein LOC8064664 isoform X1: protein MVGGCVSGGGDGAAEGTLARWRRAAAKRIGLSCASFFSYAASPSPPPPSKTISCSALNAAADSTDGEQQKMEEPTSTRVADKNLCAICLELLSTSSSDIENGETPAIFTAQCSHSFHFLCIASNIRHGNISCPICRAQWSELPRDLKVPPLLHNQSDPILRILDDNIASSRVNRRSSIRAARYNDDDPVEPFTLTEHVDPCLRFVLIPAPVAAHHHVLGHYPCGHMLPLQQHCQYSGSSMLSPPQIASPSGQKRAYLSVSLAPQPAIDMVLVASPNGPHLRLLKQAMALVVFSMRAIDRLAIVTNATTATRAFPLRRMTSHGKRMALQVIEHLCCVGGTDPVGALHKGLKILEDRAHRNPSNCILHLSDHPVRNYVGVDMNHSNIPVHQFHVGLGFGVQTGFIMHEFEELLARLLGGVIGDTQLRIGEHGGMVRLGELRGGEERRIPLDLVADCGFILVGYSYLEGGREDQLRTGEIAVGFEEKGDSRYCGMREMGLSIGGERRSCCAERRDYHDPFMARRWAKHFNVYRA, encoded by the exons ATGGTGGGGGGCTGcgtcagcggcggcggcgacggcgccgcCGAAGGGACGCTCGCGAGGTGGCGGAGGGCGGCGGCCAAGCGGATCGGCCTCTCATGCGCCTCCTTCTTCTCCTACGCCGCCTCTCCCTCCCCGCCTCCTCCTTCCAAGACT ATCTCATGCTCGGCACTGAATGCGGCTGCAGACAGCACTGATGGAGAGCAGCAAAAGATGGAGGAACCCACCAGCACCAGAGTGGCTGACAAG AATCTATGTGCAATATGTTTGGAACTCCTCAGCACCAGCAGCAGTGATATTGAGAATGGTGAGACTCCAGCAATCTTCACAgcgcaatgctcccactctttcCACTTCCTATGCATCGCCTCCAACATCCGTCATGGCAATATCAGCTGCCCTATCTGCCGTGCACAATGGTCTGAGCTGCCACGTGACTTGAAGGTTCCACCATTGCTGCACAACCAGTCGGATCCAATTCTTCGCATCCTGGATGACAATATTGCATCATCCCGTGTTAACAGAAGGTCCTCCATCCGTGCTGCCCGCTACAACGATGATGACCCAGTAGAGCCTTTCACTTTGACTGAGCATGTGGATCCATGTCTTCGCTTCGTTCTCATCccggctccagtggcagctcaCCATCATGTCCTCGGGCATTACCCCTGTGGACACATGTTGCCATTACAACAGCACTGCCAGTACAGCGGCTCCTCCATGCTTTCACCACCGCAGATTGCTTCACCAAGTGGACAAAAGCGTGCTTACCTCTCTGTCAGTCTTGCTCCACAGCCAGCCATTGATATGGTCCTGGTTGCCAGCCCTAATGGACCACATCTGAGGCTCTTGAAGCAGGCAATGGCGCTTGTTGTCTTCTCCATGAGGGCAATTGACCGGTTAGCCATTGTCACGAATGCCACCACTGCAACCCGTGCTTTCCCCTTGCGCCGGATGACATCCCATGGAAAAAGAATGGCACTGCAGGTCATTGAACACCTTTGCTGTGTTGGTGGGACTGATCCAGTAGGGGCTTTACACAAGGGCCTGAAGATATTGGAGGACCGGGCGCATCGTAACCCAAGCAACTGCATCCTTCACTTGTCTGATCATCCAGTGCGCAACTATGTTGGTGTGGATATGAACCATTCCAACATCCCAGTCCACCAGTTCCATGTCGGGCTCGGTTTCGGGGTGCAGACTGGATTTATCATGCATGAGTTTGAGGAGCTCCTCGCTCGGTTGCTTGGCGGTGTGATTGGCGACACCCAGCTGAGGATAGGGGAGCATGGGGGAATGGTTAGGCTTGGAGAGCTGAGGGGTGGTGAGGAGCGAAGGATCCCGCTTGACCTTGTGGCAGATTGTGGCTTCATACTTGTTGGTTACAGTTACCTGGAGGGTGGAAGAGAGGACCAGCTGAGGACAGGTGAAATTGCTGTCGGGTTCGAAGAGAAAGGCGACAGCCGGTACTGTGGAATGAGAGAGATGGGGCTGAGCATTGGCGGTGAGAGGAGGAGCTGCTGTGCTGAGAGGCGGGACTACCATGACCCATTCATGGCACGGCGATGGGCGAAGCATTTCAACGTGTACAGGGCCTGA
- the LOC8064664 gene encoding uncharacterized protein LOC8064664 isoform X2, which produces MANIFMRISCSALNAAADSTDGEQQKMEEPTSTRVADKNLCAICLELLSTSSSDIENGETPAIFTAQCSHSFHFLCIASNIRHGNISCPICRAQWSELPRDLKVPPLLHNQSDPILRILDDNIASSRVNRRSSIRAARYNDDDPVEPFTLTEHVDPCLRFVLIPAPVAAHHHVLGHYPCGHMLPLQQHCQYSGSSMLSPPQIASPSGQKRAYLSVSLAPQPAIDMVLVASPNGPHLRLLKQAMALVVFSMRAIDRLAIVTNATTATRAFPLRRMTSHGKRMALQVIEHLCCVGGTDPVGALHKGLKILEDRAHRNPSNCILHLSDHPVRNYVGVDMNHSNIPVHQFHVGLGFGVQTGFIMHEFEELLARLLGGVIGDTQLRIGEHGGMVRLGELRGGEERRIPLDLVADCGFILVGYSYLEGGREDQLRTGEIAVGFEEKGDSRYCGMREMGLSIGGERRSCCAERRDYHDPFMARRWAKHFNVYRA; this is translated from the exons ATGGCAAATATTTTTATGAGG ATCTCATGCTCGGCACTGAATGCGGCTGCAGACAGCACTGATGGAGAGCAGCAAAAGATGGAGGAACCCACCAGCACCAGAGTGGCTGACAAG AATCTATGTGCAATATGTTTGGAACTCCTCAGCACCAGCAGCAGTGATATTGAGAATGGTGAGACTCCAGCAATCTTCACAgcgcaatgctcccactctttcCACTTCCTATGCATCGCCTCCAACATCCGTCATGGCAATATCAGCTGCCCTATCTGCCGTGCACAATGGTCTGAGCTGCCACGTGACTTGAAGGTTCCACCATTGCTGCACAACCAGTCGGATCCAATTCTTCGCATCCTGGATGACAATATTGCATCATCCCGTGTTAACAGAAGGTCCTCCATCCGTGCTGCCCGCTACAACGATGATGACCCAGTAGAGCCTTTCACTTTGACTGAGCATGTGGATCCATGTCTTCGCTTCGTTCTCATCccggctccagtggcagctcaCCATCATGTCCTCGGGCATTACCCCTGTGGACACATGTTGCCATTACAACAGCACTGCCAGTACAGCGGCTCCTCCATGCTTTCACCACCGCAGATTGCTTCACCAAGTGGACAAAAGCGTGCTTACCTCTCTGTCAGTCTTGCTCCACAGCCAGCCATTGATATGGTCCTGGTTGCCAGCCCTAATGGACCACATCTGAGGCTCTTGAAGCAGGCAATGGCGCTTGTTGTCTTCTCCATGAGGGCAATTGACCGGTTAGCCATTGTCACGAATGCCACCACTGCAACCCGTGCTTTCCCCTTGCGCCGGATGACATCCCATGGAAAAAGAATGGCACTGCAGGTCATTGAACACCTTTGCTGTGTTGGTGGGACTGATCCAGTAGGGGCTTTACACAAGGGCCTGAAGATATTGGAGGACCGGGCGCATCGTAACCCAAGCAACTGCATCCTTCACTTGTCTGATCATCCAGTGCGCAACTATGTTGGTGTGGATATGAACCATTCCAACATCCCAGTCCACCAGTTCCATGTCGGGCTCGGTTTCGGGGTGCAGACTGGATTTATCATGCATGAGTTTGAGGAGCTCCTCGCTCGGTTGCTTGGCGGTGTGATTGGCGACACCCAGCTGAGGATAGGGGAGCATGGGGGAATGGTTAGGCTTGGAGAGCTGAGGGGTGGTGAGGAGCGAAGGATCCCGCTTGACCTTGTGGCAGATTGTGGCTTCATACTTGTTGGTTACAGTTACCTGGAGGGTGGAAGAGAGGACCAGCTGAGGACAGGTGAAATTGCTGTCGGGTTCGAAGAGAAAGGCGACAGCCGGTACTGTGGAATGAGAGAGATGGGGCTGAGCATTGGCGGTGAGAGGAGGAGCTGCTGTGCTGAGAGGCGGGACTACCATGACCCATTCATGGCACGGCGATGGGCGAAGCATTTCAACGTGTACAGGGCCTGA
- the LOC8064664 gene encoding uncharacterized protein LOC8064664 isoform X3, protein MISCSALNAAADSTDGEQQKMEEPTSTRVADKNLCAICLELLSTSSSDIENGETPAIFTAQCSHSFHFLCIASNIRHGNISCPICRAQWSELPRDLKVPPLLHNQSDPILRILDDNIASSRVNRRSSIRAARYNDDDPVEPFTLTEHVDPCLRFVLIPAPVAAHHHVLGHYPCGHMLPLQQHCQYSGSSMLSPPQIASPSGQKRAYLSVSLAPQPAIDMVLVASPNGPHLRLLKQAMALVVFSMRAIDRLAIVTNATTATRAFPLRRMTSHGKRMALQVIEHLCCVGGTDPVGALHKGLKILEDRAHRNPSNCILHLSDHPVRNYVGVDMNHSNIPVHQFHVGLGFGVQTGFIMHEFEELLARLLGGVIGDTQLRIGEHGGMVRLGELRGGEERRIPLDLVADCGFILVGYSYLEGGREDQLRTGEIAVGFEEKGDSRYCGMREMGLSIGGERRSCCAERRDYHDPFMARRWAKHFNVYRA, encoded by the exons ATG ATCTCATGCTCGGCACTGAATGCGGCTGCAGACAGCACTGATGGAGAGCAGCAAAAGATGGAGGAACCCACCAGCACCAGAGTGGCTGACAAG AATCTATGTGCAATATGTTTGGAACTCCTCAGCACCAGCAGCAGTGATATTGAGAATGGTGAGACTCCAGCAATCTTCACAgcgcaatgctcccactctttcCACTTCCTATGCATCGCCTCCAACATCCGTCATGGCAATATCAGCTGCCCTATCTGCCGTGCACAATGGTCTGAGCTGCCACGTGACTTGAAGGTTCCACCATTGCTGCACAACCAGTCGGATCCAATTCTTCGCATCCTGGATGACAATATTGCATCATCCCGTGTTAACAGAAGGTCCTCCATCCGTGCTGCCCGCTACAACGATGATGACCCAGTAGAGCCTTTCACTTTGACTGAGCATGTGGATCCATGTCTTCGCTTCGTTCTCATCccggctccagtggcagctcaCCATCATGTCCTCGGGCATTACCCCTGTGGACACATGTTGCCATTACAACAGCACTGCCAGTACAGCGGCTCCTCCATGCTTTCACCACCGCAGATTGCTTCACCAAGTGGACAAAAGCGTGCTTACCTCTCTGTCAGTCTTGCTCCACAGCCAGCCATTGATATGGTCCTGGTTGCCAGCCCTAATGGACCACATCTGAGGCTCTTGAAGCAGGCAATGGCGCTTGTTGTCTTCTCCATGAGGGCAATTGACCGGTTAGCCATTGTCACGAATGCCACCACTGCAACCCGTGCTTTCCCCTTGCGCCGGATGACATCCCATGGAAAAAGAATGGCACTGCAGGTCATTGAACACCTTTGCTGTGTTGGTGGGACTGATCCAGTAGGGGCTTTACACAAGGGCCTGAAGATATTGGAGGACCGGGCGCATCGTAACCCAAGCAACTGCATCCTTCACTTGTCTGATCATCCAGTGCGCAACTATGTTGGTGTGGATATGAACCATTCCAACATCCCAGTCCACCAGTTCCATGTCGGGCTCGGTTTCGGGGTGCAGACTGGATTTATCATGCATGAGTTTGAGGAGCTCCTCGCTCGGTTGCTTGGCGGTGTGATTGGCGACACCCAGCTGAGGATAGGGGAGCATGGGGGAATGGTTAGGCTTGGAGAGCTGAGGGGTGGTGAGGAGCGAAGGATCCCGCTTGACCTTGTGGCAGATTGTGGCTTCATACTTGTTGGTTACAGTTACCTGGAGGGTGGAAGAGAGGACCAGCTGAGGACAGGTGAAATTGCTGTCGGGTTCGAAGAGAAAGGCGACAGCCGGTACTGTGGAATGAGAGAGATGGGGCTGAGCATTGGCGGTGAGAGGAGGAGCTGCTGTGCTGAGAGGCGGGACTACCATGACCCATTCATGGCACGGCGATGGGCGAAGCATTTCAACGTGTACAGGGCCTGA
- the LOC8064664 gene encoding uncharacterized protein LOC8064664 isoform X4 — MEEPTSTRVADKNLCAICLELLSTSSSDIENGETPAIFTAQCSHSFHFLCIASNIRHGNISCPICRAQWSELPRDLKVPPLLHNQSDPILRILDDNIASSRVNRRSSIRAARYNDDDPVEPFTLTEHVDPCLRFVLIPAPVAAHHHVLGHYPCGHMLPLQQHCQYSGSSMLSPPQIASPSGQKRAYLSVSLAPQPAIDMVLVASPNGPHLRLLKQAMALVVFSMRAIDRLAIVTNATTATRAFPLRRMTSHGKRMALQVIEHLCCVGGTDPVGALHKGLKILEDRAHRNPSNCILHLSDHPVRNYVGVDMNHSNIPVHQFHVGLGFGVQTGFIMHEFEELLARLLGGVIGDTQLRIGEHGGMVRLGELRGGEERRIPLDLVADCGFILVGYSYLEGGREDQLRTGEIAVGFEEKGDSRYCGMREMGLSIGGERRSCCAERRDYHDPFMARRWAKHFNVYRA, encoded by the exons ATGGAGGAACCCACCAGCACCAGAGTGGCTGACAAG AATCTATGTGCAATATGTTTGGAACTCCTCAGCACCAGCAGCAGTGATATTGAGAATGGTGAGACTCCAGCAATCTTCACAgcgcaatgctcccactctttcCACTTCCTATGCATCGCCTCCAACATCCGTCATGGCAATATCAGCTGCCCTATCTGCCGTGCACAATGGTCTGAGCTGCCACGTGACTTGAAGGTTCCACCATTGCTGCACAACCAGTCGGATCCAATTCTTCGCATCCTGGATGACAATATTGCATCATCCCGTGTTAACAGAAGGTCCTCCATCCGTGCTGCCCGCTACAACGATGATGACCCAGTAGAGCCTTTCACTTTGACTGAGCATGTGGATCCATGTCTTCGCTTCGTTCTCATCccggctccagtggcagctcaCCATCATGTCCTCGGGCATTACCCCTGTGGACACATGTTGCCATTACAACAGCACTGCCAGTACAGCGGCTCCTCCATGCTTTCACCACCGCAGATTGCTTCACCAAGTGGACAAAAGCGTGCTTACCTCTCTGTCAGTCTTGCTCCACAGCCAGCCATTGATATGGTCCTGGTTGCCAGCCCTAATGGACCACATCTGAGGCTCTTGAAGCAGGCAATGGCGCTTGTTGTCTTCTCCATGAGGGCAATTGACCGGTTAGCCATTGTCACGAATGCCACCACTGCAACCCGTGCTTTCCCCTTGCGCCGGATGACATCCCATGGAAAAAGAATGGCACTGCAGGTCATTGAACACCTTTGCTGTGTTGGTGGGACTGATCCAGTAGGGGCTTTACACAAGGGCCTGAAGATATTGGAGGACCGGGCGCATCGTAACCCAAGCAACTGCATCCTTCACTTGTCTGATCATCCAGTGCGCAACTATGTTGGTGTGGATATGAACCATTCCAACATCCCAGTCCACCAGTTCCATGTCGGGCTCGGTTTCGGGGTGCAGACTGGATTTATCATGCATGAGTTTGAGGAGCTCCTCGCTCGGTTGCTTGGCGGTGTGATTGGCGACACCCAGCTGAGGATAGGGGAGCATGGGGGAATGGTTAGGCTTGGAGAGCTGAGGGGTGGTGAGGAGCGAAGGATCCCGCTTGACCTTGTGGCAGATTGTGGCTTCATACTTGTTGGTTACAGTTACCTGGAGGGTGGAAGAGAGGACCAGCTGAGGACAGGTGAAATTGCTGTCGGGTTCGAAGAGAAAGGCGACAGCCGGTACTGTGGAATGAGAGAGATGGGGCTGAGCATTGGCGGTGAGAGGAGGAGCTGCTGTGCTGAGAGGCGGGACTACCATGACCCATTCATGGCACGGCGATGGGCGAAGCATTTCAACGTGTACAGGGCCTGA